A stretch of DNA from Oryza brachyantha chromosome 9, ObraRS2, whole genome shotgun sequence:
GCTGATTACGGTCACACGCATGCCGAACGCCTTGCCGAACTTGACGGCGAGGTGGCCGAGCCCGCCGAGGCCGACAACGCCCAAGTGCTTGCCCGGCGCGTTCAGGCCGTGGAGCACCATCGGGCTGTACACCGTCACGCCGGCGCAAAGCAGAGGAGCCGCCTTGTCCAGCGGCATCCCCGGCGGGACGCGGAGCACGTAGTGCTCGTTGACGACGAGGACGTCGGAGAACCCGCCCTGCGTgaccgcgccgccgtggtcgtggTCGACGCCGTTGCACGTGCTGACAATCTTGGAGCAGTAGTTCTCGTACCCCTTCCCGCAGGTCTCGCAGGAGCGGCACGACGCGACGAAGTAGCCCACCCCCACCGTGTCCCCGGCCTTGAGCTTGGTGACGCTGGAGCCGACGTCGGTGACGACGCCGATGATCTCGTGGCTGCGCCGCATGCATGCGCCACCGTGACCCATGCAAACAAACGAAAGAAAGCCACCATATATTGCCGCCCATTCCTTAGCTCCATGCAACCCCATAAACCAGCTAgaatcgaagaaaaaaaatgataggaTCGATTACCCGGGAACGACGGGGTACTTGGCGTTTCTCCAGTCGTTCTTGGCGATGTGCAGGTCGGTGTGGCAGATGCCACAGTAGAGCACCTTGATGGTGACGTCATCGTCTTTCTGAGCCCTGGAAATTTTTAGTCAGCAGCAGATAAGAACACTTCATACGGCAAATCGAACACTACTACTGAGAGAGAGACATCTTATCCCAGCTCCAAATCATGGCCAGAATTCTCACATGACCAAGAAgatgagaaaaagaaagaagcgAGCTCACTAACCTCCTGGAGAAGTTGTAAGGGGAGAGCACACCGGAGTCGTCCCTGGCCGCCCATCCGACAGCCGCCTTGCCCTGCTGCTCCATcccctctgccgccgcctcacccGCACGCGTGGCGCTCACCCTCTACAGGtctctcgccggcgacgcggcggtggtACTCGCAGCAGCAGAACTGCTCCTGAGCTCCAGCTTAAAGCTGGTCCggatggaggagagggagcAGCCGATTCGAGGTCTAAATAGATATGGTAACGGGTACGCACCCGACGGGTTCCAACGCTTCATACCATACCCGTTGAAACTAAATTCGTCCACTAAATTACCCACACCTGTCTGCGGGTATAAAATTCTCCCGTACTTGTCTCATGCATTATAATTGTGCACAGAGGCGGTGCTCTCCTGCACGGTGGGTCTCTTGCGGGTGGCAGGCCGTGGCGCGGCCTAGATCCCTGTCCCCTtgttaacaacaaaaattagtttttagcCGTTAGTAGCAGGGGTGTAGATTTGGGGCCGAATCGGATTGTTGATTGAATCGGACTAATAGCTGAATCGAACTGGTACCCGAATTaggttaatagtcgaatcagaTAGGGGCAAAAGAGTCTGATTGAAAGTTGAGATGGACAGAGATTGATTTGGGCAAGTTGCAAAGTCTGTTTGGTAAAGGATGTGTATAGTAACTTAGTTTCGGTATTGGTTTGTTAGGAAGGATAGAGTTTATATTTGTTAAGATTAGTTAAAAGATACGTATACGTATATGTGTGAGTCGGTTGTAAagatataaatacaaaacCTGATAATTTGTAAGGAAAAAGTATGAATAACCTCCCTAAATTATCGTGGTCAACTGAATTACCCCTAAATCCGAAAACCAGACATCGTTTACTCTGAACTTTCATTACTGGGCAAATTACCCCCCTCGACCCAATCCAAAGTGGTTTTATCATACGTGGTATACATGTGGCATTTTCAgtcatcattttctttttttaatgatggggcccacctatcataACCccactctctccctctctcgcgCGCTGGAGAGCGAATGGGGGCGAGGGCGACGGGCGATCGGCGCACACGGCGGCCAGGCGAGCGTGCGAGGGCAGAGGCCATGCGGACGGCGGGCAGTCGGCGTCGCGCGGCTGCGGCGAGTCGATGAGCTCAGCCCACTCTGGTGgtagcggcggaggcggcgacctcCATCCCCATCGTCGCGACGGCACGGAGCTCGGACACACGGGCACTGCGGTGCAGCCGCTCCTTGTCCCCGTGTGTCGCCGGCCGAAGTCCTCGCCCCTGCCCGCCGCTGTCCACCGCCCTTGCCCTCGCCCTCTGCCTGCCCCCACCCTCGCCCGCCTAGCTCCAGTTCCTCCTCTTCGCCGTCGATGCTGCCATCCTACTACTCCACCTCGTCGGCGCGACGCGTCCCTCCGGAACTGGAGCCAGCCGAGCTCGTTGACCTGCCGTCATCGCCAACCACCTGCCCCCGCATGGCGTCGTGCGCGTCGAGAGCCCGCCACCCTCGCCCTCGCCTACTCTCTAGCCCAGGAAagacgaggagagagagatatgctatgacaggtgggccccaccattaaaaaaatgttgactGGACTGCCACATGTATGCCACGTAGGACAAAATCGCTTTGGATCGGGTCGAGGGGGGTAATTTGCCCAGTATTGAAAGTTCAGGGTAAACGATGTCTGGTTTTCGGGTTTAGGGGGTAATTCGGCTGATCGCAATAATTCAGGGGAGTAATTCGTACTTTGCCCAATTTGTAATAGATCAGATACACATCAGTACACTTATTTTGGCGCATCACCACCAATTCCAACGGAGTGAGCTGTCGGAGCAAGATTAGTCGACTTTGCGATGTAAGTTCATGCTCGTCAACTAGTTTAATAGGTTCGATATGATTTTCTCGGTTCAGTccaattttatatctaatatgTTTGACGGTTTATCCGAAGTCTTACGATTGCTTTGATCTATGTTCTAGTTTGAAGTAGTTGTATGCCTTCGATCACGAGTCATGCGTGAGTACTGATCTAGTTTTTGGGTATGCACTATTAGATGCACTTCCTGGTTTAGTCCGattaattgtatttatctagGTTCATGATTATAGAGTAGAttaaatgcatgcatgttctgTTTTATTGGAGTTTTAGTCAGTAATATCTTAGTAGTTCATCGGCGGGCTTGTTAGACCTGCAAATCATTGGTTCATCTGTAATTATATCGTTTCCAATTACGTATTGCCTCGGTTCGGTCTTATCTATGATAATTTGATCCGATCTAATAATAGATGTCTTCCTGAGTTGTGAGGTTTAACAGGATAAGTGGGTGAATTACGTTGGGTTAATAGTTAATCATTGATGTTACACAATATTATCTTCGGTTGAATCATGACCATGTTTAAACCTGAGTTGTCTcagtttagtccgatcttctaggtttagAATAGATATGCATCTGCTCATTTAATATTGCTTATACTTGATGATTAAGCTAGTAGTCTAGGTCATTATGCTTAGTTTGTGTAATACACCTTATCGCTTGGGAATCATTTGTAGAATAATAATCTATCGTTCATCGAATCGGCTTTAGAACTGCCTCTGTTGAGtcctgtcacacccggagttttatcttAAGCCTAAAAtcctaaaaagaaattcgtaaataacaattggcttaattaactcagaaaaaatccctctaaaagaaattaactcaactaaatcgaggctcgcaaatcgactaactggatttaaattcaaattgcagaagtataaaatttggccaaacaaattaatttaaaactcgacaaaaatggggcttttctttttccctcctttttcctttctttttcccttccttcccaaattaggccgaagtccaattttcctcctctctcttttctttttcatttttctttttcctcttctccttcccgggccggcccagccgagccggcccatcttcccgctcggccagcccagccgagccggcctctcccgcgcgcgccgcatCCCTCcggggccgccgctcggcccagctgccCCGAGCCGCCAGCCTAGCTTCGCCAGTCTGCGCCCGCGCTgcggcgaagtccgcctcgcctccttcctcccttgcgccactgacaggcgggccccgcctgtcagcgaccgaactcgggcgccggccgagtccgcctccgtcccgactcctccggacgccgcgccgccgccgcaacggccgccgccgagtccgccgcgtcaccaactcggtctccaactacctcgccgccctagccggccatcctcccctataaaatccccgccgcctcgcgccgccgctcacctttTTCCTCCacccgcccgagccgccgccgcgctgccccgtcgtcgccaccgttCGATTTCGCTGCCGGACGCCAATTCCCGCCGTCCAGCCgggtcgtcgcctccgcctcgacctcgccgacccttCGCTGACCTTCACCGCCGCTGGTGGGCGTCCCAGCGCTCTCGCCGTcccttcatcctctcctccgccgcgccccgtcgctccgccgccgtcagccGGTCTCGCCACCGAACATCGCAAGCcgtcgctcgtccgcgtctccacctctgcctcatcctcgccgacttgctgccgctctccgtcgccgctggtgagctcccctctcctctctccctctttctttcctcttcaCCGCGCTGCCGACTTCCCCGTGCCGTCGGCAAGCGCCAGGAgccacgcaccgccgccgccgggtcgccgcccaacgtcgtcgccgtcacgctgTCGTCTTGCCGCCCCTGCTTTCCTGcatcgccgcgccgctgcatccccctcctcttcctccgcgccgcgccgcccggccgtcgccgcgatgcgccgtcaccgcctccccgccctacgcacggtagccgccacctataaatccccctctccctcgcgccgccgacgccgctctgccgcgccgccgcgccatcgtcgcctggcaccgatcgatctcgtcgcatcggccgtcgtcaccgcgccaccccggtgagcccgctctcctcccttcctctgtttcttcgtgccaccgcgagtgcgccccgTCGCTCGctgtcggccgacgtcctccaccgccacccgatccTGCCACTCGTCGCCgttccgagccgcgccaccccgtcgccatctccgcctcctccacaccGACTCGTTGTCCCcgttctcgtcgccgtcccttcgcccgtcaccaccttctccgtcgccgccgccgatctccttcgccgccggccgtcaccacttCTCCTTGGCCCTCGCcggaccccgccgccgtcgctggttgccgaccgccgccgctcagccgccctctccctcctccgctccagcCAAAGCCGAGtacgccgtcgcgccgctcgccgccagccgccctcttctccccctctctgtttccctctcactggccagcgggtcccacccgccagcccctccctctcggtcgggcccgcgtgtcagccgcccacttcccctctctcccaccgacaggtggcccccacctgtcaaccgtcagctcctctctcctcgctgacgtcagcagccccattaattgcgcaataattcaattaaggttttctgtttagtttaaaaacacagttaaacttctaaaattcataagtaatttatctagtctccgtttaggtccattcaagtttcattaaatctagaaaaataccaagaatccattaaaaatagtttctttctctatttcagtagtcttatagcctgttttgtttgttttgtcttgtttgtcgtaggttttgaccccgtcgcagtgccgttcgttctcgaagtcgtcgccgaagttcttcgtgggtctaagcaaggcaagtggcacccttctttgatcatatgaacctatgtttataaaattcctcgctttacattcaaacatgcattgttttatacaaatctatttactttatttatctattgggcatttaccaatatatccgttgattcccattcattattattgtcttcccagggttaatttgactagaattagggttagtcaatgcttagtcatgcttagttcaactagctcaccaattattatttaattactgttacactttaatagacctttaatggtagTAATCATTATaaatatcccgttgaggattaaaatattg
This window harbors:
- the LOC102708463 gene encoding probable cinnamyl alcohol dehydrogenase 8C translates to MEQQGKAAVGWAARDDSGVLSPYNFSRRAQKDDDVTIKVLYCGICHTDLHIAKNDWRNAKYPVVPGHEIIGVVTDVGSSVTKLKAGDTVGVGYFVASCRSCETCGKGYENYCSKIVSTCNGVDHDHGGAVTQGGFSDVLVVNEHYVLRVPPGMPLDKAAPLLCAGVTVYSPMVLHGLNAPGKHLGVVGLGGLGHLAVKFGKAFGMRVTVISTSPGKRQKALEHLGADEFLVSRDPGQMAAAAGTMDGILDTASAWHPITPLFSLMKPMGQIIFLGVPTRLLELPACAIVPGGKGITGHGVGSIRECQTMLDMAGEHGINADVEVIKMDYVNTAFERLEKNDVLYRFVIDVAGSLASGAGDAKI